From one Lolium rigidum isolate FL_2022 chromosome 4, APGP_CSIRO_Lrig_0.1, whole genome shotgun sequence genomic stretch:
- the LOC124706802 gene encoding TOM1-like protein 6, translating into MYPAAGAGQRSSGRLPAASRVDKATSHLLQGPDWAVNLEICDTLNADRWQTKDVVKAVKKRLQNKDPKVQFFTLTLLETMMKNCGEYVHFEVVELHILQEMVKIVQKKHDMQVKDKVLILLDSWQEAFGGPGGKYPQYYWSYIELKRSGVMFPRRPVDAPPIFTPPATHHSQPYGSPTYPTGSLNDRMASDVETLSSGDLDNIRDATELLSDMVNALNPADRMGVKDEIVTELVSQGRSNQQKLMGFVSSTGNEELLKQGLEINDRLQSVLAKHDAIASGAPLPAETPRRDEIPRGEPTPQPSAPPIAKPPVEEDEDDEFAQLAKRKNKSVISSDEASSSVGDHALIPVDDATSETSSSVASNALVPVDSAPVSGTRTKEQDMIDLLSLTLYSPPEASTDSSTQSQNDSQQTTMSNESQLPPNYQPAAPNGQHYPSNYQPYPINQGYTPYNTPYNNYVAPWAQSAQAGPTQPPQYPSTYPAPPWAMPTNSANPFQPATYQMPNAPVASVAPTVTYPAPSSPYASPPMQHVTSPPPNPSSMQQHSSSVSHANNALAIVPDAGMNGNQRPKEAPAAAAKPYYMPDNLFGDLIDVKSFGTAGGKMSRSTNMTNPKGGGQPMIGGKK; encoded by the exons ATGTacccggcggcgggggcggggcaGCGGTCGTCGGGGCGGCTGCCGGCGGCGTCGCGGGTCGACAAGGCCACCAGCCACCTGCTGCAGGGGCCCGACTGGGCCGTCAACCTCGAAATCTGCGACACCCTCAACGCCGACCGATG GCAAACAAAAGATGTGGTAAAAGCAGTGAAGAAGCGGCTGCAGAATAAGGATCCCAAAGTTCAGTTTTTCACTTTGACG CTGTTGGAGACAATGATGAAGAACTGTGGTGAATATGTTCATTTTGAAGTTGTTGAGCTGCATATTTTACAAGAAATGGTTAAAATTGTCCAGAAGAAG CATGATATGCAAGTGAAGGATAAGGTATTGATACTTCTGGACTCGTGGCAAGAAGCATTTGGTGGACCTGGGGGGAAATATCCTCAATATTACTGGTCATATATTGAACTGAAG AGGTCAGGAGTGATGTTCCCACGCCGTCCTGTAGATGCCCCTCCAATATTTACTCCTCCTGCAACACATCATTCTCAGCCCTATGGGTCACCTACATATCCTACTGGAAGTCTAAATGACAGAATGGCATCTGATGTTGAAACCCTAAG TTCAGGGGATCTGGATAATATTAGAGATGCAACAGAATTACTGAGTGATATGGTGAATGCTTTGAATCCTGCTGATCGCATG GGTGTTAAAGATGAAATTGTGACAGAGCTTGTCAGCCAAGGTCGTTCGAATCAACAAAAGCTCATGGGATTTGTCAGTTCAACAGG GAATGAGGAGCTTCTGAAACAAGGCCTAGAAATAAATGATCGCTTACAAAGTGTACTTGCAAAACACGATGCAATTGCGTCTGGTGCTCCTTTGCCAGCTGAAACACCAAGGAGAGACGAAATACCCAGAGGGGAGCCAACACCACAGCCATCTGCACCTCCAATTGCAAAGCCCCCTGTTGaagaggacgaagatgacgagttTGCTCAGCTAGCGAAAAG AAAAAACAAATCTGTGATAAGTAGCGACGAGGCATCATCAAGTGTTGGTGATCATGCCCTTATACCTGTTGATGATGCAACTTCTGAAACCTCGTCTTCTGTTGCGAGCAATGCACTGGTTCCTGTTGACTCAGCTCCTGTGAGTGGTACTCGAACAAAAGAGCAGGATATGATTGACCTTCTAAGCCTCACCTTGTACAGTCCTCCTGAAGCATCTACAGATTCTTCAACTCAGAGCCAAAATGATAGTCAACAGACTACCATGTCAAATGAGTCACAACTACCGCCGAACTATCAGCCTGCTGCACCGAATGGACAACATTACCCTTCCAACTACCAGCCATATCCAATAAATCAGGGGTACACTCCATACAATACTCCATACAACAATTATGTTGCACCCTGGGCCCAGAGCGCGCAGGCTGGTCCAACTCAGCCTCCACAATATCCATCTACCTATCCGGCACCACCATGGGCCATGCCTACAAACTCTGCAAATCCTTTTCAGCCTGCCACATACCAAATGCCGAATGCTCCTGTTGCTTCTGTTGCCCCAACAGTTACCTATCCAGCTCCTTCATCACCGTATGCTTCTCCACCAATGCAACATGTGACATCTCCACCCCCCAACCCCAGTTCTATGCAACAGCACAGCTCTTCTGTCTCTCATGCAAACAATGCCCTCGCCATTGTCCCAGATGCTGGAATGAATGGAAACCAAAGACCAAAAGAAGCACCAGCTGCCGCAGCTAAACCCTACTACATGCCAGACAATCTGTTTGGTGATTTGATTGATGTGAAAAGTTTTGGTACTGCTGGAGGCAAGATGAGCAGATCAACGAACATGACTAATCCAAAGGGCGGTGGTCAACCTATGATCGGTGGAAAGAAATAG